The uncultured Methanolobus sp. sequence TTGGCTGTTTTCCATGGCCTGACTTCCCAACGATTCCACTGTATACTTCCATCGGGTAGCGTATAACTATCTTCTTCTTTGCGCACAATTTCTCCTTTCAGAGCGCGCTGATGTGCTTCCTTAACTTCGTCATTCAAATCAGGGAACACTTCATTATGTGCCAGTCCAATAATATTCTGGCCGGTAATTTGAAAATCATCGAGCCATCTATGACTCACGGCTACGTGTCGCATATCACGGTTTAACATCAATAACGACACCGGCGCATGTTCTATAAACAACCTCAATTTTTCCTCACTTTCACTGAGTGCAATTTCAGTTTGTTTACGATCGGTTACATCCTGCATCGTACCTGTTATTTTTACGACCTTGCCGTCAACCTGTTTTGGACGGCCGCTTATCCTGATCCATTTACGATTTCCTCTGGCAGTGACAAATTCCAGTTCCAAATCATATGGTTCGGCTTTTTCTATAGAATCATTGGAAGCGTTTTCGATTATCTCTCTTGAGTCCGGAGGATAGAATGAGAATGCTTCTTCAAGACTGAGAGGCTCATCTGTGTCAAGTTCGTGAATTTCAACGATTTCTGGTGTCCATGAAGCTTTAGCAGATGCTACATCAAACTCCCATCCGCCGATTTTACCTATTATCCCTACTTCATTCAGGAGTTCTTCACTTTTTCTTAGTGCAATTTCAGCTTCTTTACGTTCTGTGATGTGCTCCATGAAAATTATGATACCACCAATTGTACCATTGGCTGTTTTCCATGGTCTGACTTCCCCGCGTAACCAATGCGCTTTGCCATCTTCCTCCTCAAAACGATGTTCATCGATTGTAATGACTTCTCCTTGCAAAGCACGTCGATGAATTTCTTTATATTTGTCATCAAGCGGGATTATATCATAATGATTCAATCCTATTATGTCTCTGTCACCAAGGGAAAAGTCATCAAGAAACTGGCGGCTTACGGCTACGTGTCGCATGTTACGATCCAGCATCACCAATGATACTGGTGCGTGTTCTATAAACAGTCTCAGCTTTTCCTTTTCTTCAGCCAGTTTCTTCTCAGATATTTTGTGTTTTATGATTCCGGTTATATCATAAATGCTGAGGCAGAGGATGTACTTGTTTTCGATTTTTATTGGTATTGTGGAAATTTCAACATCATGTTTTTCTTTGCCCGGAAAACGGGAAGTACAGATGAAGTGATCCTCTTCTCCCCCGAGTGCCTTGTTGGCATATTGCCTTAATTCGTCTTCAGAATGTGTGATTATTTCAAATAGTTTCATCCGGATTAGTTCTTCAAGGGATGATTCATAATATTGGCAGGCAGCGTTATTGGCATCAATGATGTCAAGGCTGTCGGGCTCAACCAGCAGCATAGCATTGTGGTTTTTCTCAAATAATGTCCGGTATCCTGTTGTATTTCCGTGCATATTGCTGTCTGCTTAAATAGCGATTTTCTGTTTTTGTATGCTCACTGCCATGTGTGTTTGCAAAATCAGTTCCTGGTACATCTGTGGCAACTTTTCAACATCAACACAATTGGAGTCCTGCATTTCTGTCTACTTTAAACCTGTTGTCAGCAGATATAAATCCAATATCAATAAGCTGATTAAACCCACACAAATCATTAGATTTGCCAATGTTATTTTGAAATTTATTTTTCACTAGTAAATGCTACTAATATTATATTGATAAATTGCATTATATTAATCTACTGATTTAAGCCCTTAGATGTCGATTTTTTTGATGCTACATTGTCAGATTTTAATCGCGGATGTCATTTTTTGATTTTAAACTACAGAAAAATTATGTTCTCTGGAAGTTATCGGGGCAAAGTAATTTAAAAATCCGGGAAAGCTATCGATATTAAGTCAGATATTATCCTGCAAGAGACATTAATACCGACTTTTAATGCAAAAAATTACAATTGTGATTGCGGCAGTTTGTGACAGGGATTTACAGAAATGCCTGATTTCCAATTAGTTTGTTAATGGGATAGGGGATATCTAATAAAGATTGCAGAGAATCAATATACAGGAGAATCTCAATGAATGCCTGGGTTAAGAATTTGATTGGAATCCTGGACGAAGATCTGGATGAAGCAGCAAGGATTAAGATTATGGAAGCTTGCGGAGAGGATTGCCCTTTTACTCACCTCAATGATGAAAAGCTGCTTGAAATTAAAAACTCATCTGAAAACGAATCTGATTTTCTGCAAAACCTCTCACAAAAGTGGCGTGTAAAATTCGAAAATGGGAATGTCTATGTTGTTTTTGACAAATGCTACTGTCCGCTTGTTAATGAGAATACCGAAGGCGTTTCAAAGACACTCTGTTATTGTACAATGGGTAATCTGAAAAAGAAATTCAGGATCGGACTTGGCAGGGACGTGGATGTTCTGATGGAGAAAACTGTGCTTGCGGGGGATGATGAGTGCCGGTTTAAGGTTATGGTGTAACTTATGATTGGCTTCGGTTCCCAGAATTTGGCTCTGTAGAAATCCTGTCATTAAAACATTAAGAGAGTTTGTAAACTGATTTGTGGACTATCATAGTTCTCACGCTTCCTGCTGAAGTCTCTGTCCTGCAGTCAGGAGAGAAAGTTTCCGGCCTTTTTGAGTTTAATGACCAGAAGTATATCTATGGTGCATGCAGAACCAAGGGTTACCGGGAATATTCGGGACTCAACTGGATTGCCTGCGTCCTCCATCCTATCTTTACAAATTCATGAATGGATGAAAGAGGTGTCTATGGATTATTCACCCGATTTATTTAGCTGGCATTATTAACAGGAATAGCGAATAGTATTTGGATATGAAGAATGATTTAGTATTAGAATAATCATGTTTCCGTTTTTCCTGACGTTCATCATATATCTGCGCTCTCTCTACAAAATGCTCAAGCAGCCGGAATTCAGAAGTTTTTTTGTGCTTGTTGTATTGACACTGTCTTTTGGAACGGTTGTATATCATTCAGTAGAAGGCTGGAGATGGATTGATTCACTGTATTTCTCTGTGATCACCCTGACCACCATAGGTTACGGTGATCTTGCACCGGCTACCGATGCAGGGAAGATATTCACTATTCTTTACGTTTTCACAGGAATCGGAATACTGTTAGGTTTCATTACCGCCGCCGGAGAGTATTTCAAGAAACAGCATGAAGAAGGAATATCCCGTGGTGTACCTAATTTCCTGTGGGATTCCGGTGATACCCTGGAAGAGATGGAAAAGGATATTCTGGAGAATATTAAGGATGATGGAGAAGGGTGATGTTGGTGGGTAGGTAGGGTTTTGTTTTTGTAAGTCTTTCTCTTCTTCTTTTTTAATATGCTCATAATTGATGTTTTCACTTACATGATAAAAAAACTGTAGATATGGTTTTATTGGAAGAAACATGGAAAATAACTTATTTTATGAATACAGTGAAATAAATCATCAAAACGCTGCTAAAAGGGATAGGAAGAAATGGAACGGAAAGTGACAACGCAAAAAGATAATCTTGAGACACAACTTACGCCAGAATACAAAAGCTGGATTATTGAACTGAAACAGAAGTTCAGGCAGGCTCAGGTAAAGGCAGCGGTGAAGGTAAATTCTACTCTTCTAAAATTCTATTGGGAGCTTGGGGCAGACATTGTAGAAAAGCAAAAAGATGCTGTATGGGGAAGTGCTTTTCTCAAACATCTGAGTGCAGACCTTATGGAAGAGTTTCCTGATGTAAAAGGTTTTTCAAAAAGAAATTTGGAACGAATAAGAAGTTGGTATCTATTTTATAGTGATGCAGATGAAATTGCGACACAGGCTGTGTCGCAAATGGAGCAACGATCTGTTTTTCAATCAGAAACATTTCCATTTTCACAGCTTTTTGAGATTCCCTGGAGTCACAATCTTATCATTGTCTCGAAGTGTTCTTCCATTGAACAAGCTCTCTTCTATGTTCATAAGACTGTAGAGAACGGTTGGAGTCGTGCAGTACTTACTCATCAGATAGAGGGACAACAATCCTTCGATTGCTTTTGGAACCTATCCTGGTTGACAGTTACAGACAAGCAGATAAATTAAGAAAAGAACTCAATGAGCTTGGTATTCATCGTAAGATTGGAGTTCGGTCTAGTCACAATACTATGAGATATAGTAGGACATTTGGATGATTTTCGAATCTAAATGGTATCTTTTAATAATTAGAGACAAACAAGTGCTAATATGTAATTCTTTAAAGTAGTCGATTTTTCCATGGCAAAGGAATCTCGCAGTTTAAATCAAAATCAAGTTTCATTAAATCATACTTAAATTGTTCAATATCTTGTGTTTTTGCCCAGTTTAATGTATATAGAAGACCTTTACTAAGGTCTGTTTGATCCTGAAATCCTAGTATTTCCTCTGATTTTTTAGTTGTAGTGTAGGCGTATTCTGCTTCGCCAAGACGTGATGGAAAATGCATTATTTCTTCTGTGCAATCTGTCATTTCACATAGAATTTTTGCTAGATCCAATAATCGCGTTTTACTTCCGCTACCAAGATTAATAATTTCTTTATTGCAATTTTCATCAAATCCTGCTTTAGCAATGTATGGAATTATGTCATCGATATAAGTAAAGGCTCTTAAATGATTACCATTACCATATAATACAGGTGCTTTTCCTCTTAATAATCTATTAATGAAAATACCAATAACTCCTCTGTAAGGATCATGAAGATTCATGTTTGGCCCATACACATTATGAAGCCTTAAAATAGTCCACTCTATATTATTAGAATCTGCATAAACCTGAAGTAATTTTTCAATTGTATATTTAGATAGTCCGTATGGATCAGTTGGATCACAATTATCAGTTTCATCAAAAGGAGGGGAATTTTTGTTTCCATAAACTGCCATACTTGAAGTGAACACTATGCGTTTTACGTCGGACTTCATTGAGTTTAATATCAAATTATATGAAGCATTTATATTACGTTGGAAGCATGGCGTTGGTGCATAAAGACTTATAGCTTCTCCTGAAATAGAAGCCAAATGATAAACCACGTCAATATCAGAGAATACATCTTCATTTACATTTTCAAGAGGTTCTCTGATAAACTTTATAGAAGAGGGTATATTTTGAATATTCCCTGTAGACAAATCATCAATAATTGTAATTTCATAGCCTTTACTTAATAAGTAAACCGCAAGATGGCTACCAATTAAACCAGCTCCACCAGTAATGAGGCATTTTTTCATAATTCATCAATGTCCTTTGTTTTTATGCTGTGAAAAAAATCCAAATATGCATTATAATATTTGTCAAACACATCAGCATGCATGTGTTTTTGAATAAAAAAGCATGATCTTGCCCTGCTTTCAATGTTGACAGGAATAGGAGTGACGAGTACACTTGCATTTGATGTGTTTTCATCTATAAATACAAGAGAAAGAGTTATAATGTCTGCTTTGCGGACATTGAACCGTGAACCTATACCGTTTGTGTCTGCTTCGTGTTTCCAATCAGAGAGGCTTGCAACAGCATCTTTCAACTCATTTTCAAAAGATTCTGTAAAAGTTGATTTCGATATTGCTTCACAGATTCCTTTCTGTTTAGGGTTAGACAGTAGCATTTTAACTTCAAACTGTTTATTATCGTTCATTTTTTTGAACAATAATTCTTTTATTTCCCCATTCTTTTCATTTGCTATAAAGTTCAGATTTGGGCCAACTACAAAAATAGATGATGTGGCAGTTCTAGCCATGTTTATGAATTCAAACTCTGAGTTTTTTATATTTTTAGCAAATGTGACATAAGGATATTGCTTATTTACTGCGGATAGAAGTGTAATATGTGCATCCCTAGTGTAGACAAGAAAAGAAACATAACTTAATGAAAAAAGGCAGATGATACCTAATATGATTACATTGATCTGTTTTTCCAGTAAATTTTTGCTGCCAAGAAATATGTCGTAAAAAGCATATAAAGCAGAAAGCACTATAAATAAAATCAAAAATATTTCATCTATTTTATACGATTTTAAGTACTTTCGTGGCAAATGTTTCCTCCCCTGTATATTTTAAATTGTTAATATCTCCACTTGTAAATAAGCATATGATATTAATTAACGCATATTATCGTGTTATTGTCACAATTTATACTTTTCCTTCAAAATTCTATTTTTTATTAATTTATAAATATCATTAGTAAACTCTAATGAACTGATATAAAAATAGATATACCTTCCTTTACGGAGGTTAATTTCCACTGCAACTCTTTCTATCCGTGGTACTCTAATTTCCCCTTACTCATTCTTCCTCAAAAATCCCCTGATACTGTTTTTACAAAATTCTCATTCTCTCAAAAATATCCCATCTACCCAGCATTTGCGCCGCTTCGCGGCGCCTCTGGCTTTTTTCACCTATTCCCTTAGGTACACGATTAAGGCGTGTGTGCCACAGTTGGCCTACAACCTGATTTTTAAGCATTATTTTAGCGATTGGATTTCCAGTAGAAACAAAGCTAATATGAAAATATAAAAATGAATTAGTGAGTTTCGAATTTATTATATGGTGTATCTAATTGCATTGCAGCATATACTTGAAAAATAGTTTGTATTATTGGATCTTCAACAGCAACACACTTAATTGACATTTTAGAAACTTCCTCTTTAGACTGAATAAATAGCTCGTTAAACATTGGATCCTTTACAAGTTCATCTCGTTTCTTATTTTCAGTATCCATTCCTTTTGCATTTGCTTTATTCCTAGCTAAGAGAAATGCAAATGGAGCAGAATGATGAGTTGAACCTTTTCGAGCTTGAGTCATGATTCTCTTTTTCATTTTGTCAGACCGACCTACAAAAAGTGGCTTTTCATCCTTGTAAAAAACATAGATCCCACATTCAGGCATGCCCTGTAAATTATCTCGCTTAAATGACCTTGAATTTTCCAATTTGTCTTGCAATCCAGGAAGGGAATTTATCATATCTTGAAATTCTTTGTTCATTGAATAACCACAAAATATTGTGACAATATACGTATAAAAGCATAGTGTTTTTCAAATATATTTTGTCATCATTCTTATTTCTATATTTAAAGTGGGGTTTCGCAGAAACCCCACCGTATGCGCAGCATGCTCCCAATCACCCACACCGCCGCACAATCCTGTAACAAAAGCAAGACTGAAGCGAAGGGGAGCCGACAAACTCTGCTCCCCGGGAGTGAAAGTCTGCGCAGGACTGCAAGTCCTGCAAACTGTTAGTGTATGTTGCAAGTAATCAAATATCCTGTGTGAATGCGACCAAAGGGCGCATTGACGCACCAACCGCCTTAAAAGGACAGATTTACAAAGTAATTCTGTCCGACAAATACCAAACTCTCCTCTAAAAATGATGTGACGAACACTGCGGAGGCTAGTGAGGAGCATCATTTCCTCACTTAAAATAGACCAAATTAGGTTCTAAATCTATCTCTGCACAAAAACAGTAATGTTTTCATTTTACTAATGCGCCCTCTTTTTAGTGAAATTATCAAGGTTCTTGTACTGATATTCCAATGTCTAATTGAGGTTTTCATGTGTCTTCGGTTAAGGAGTTTTATTTACTTATTGCTAATGTTTTTGGACAATAACAACTACCTTAACTTACAGAATTTAACTGTTAAGTAATCTCATACTACTGGTTTTATCACTGGTATGTTTTTGATGAAGTTATGAAACTACATGCTATTTATCACGATTCTTCTCTTAACCGATGACGCATGTTGAGGTTTTAAAGAATGTCAGATGAATATAATGAATATGGAATTAGACAGATAGGTGAAAAGATACACTTAGCAAACACAGCAGTTACAATCTCTGAAAAGAAAAAGGATGATGGTTCAACTGTGAAATGGCTCCAGTTTTCAAAGTTCAACAAGAAAATGAACAAGTGGGAAAACTTCACTCTATTTGGATCTGATCTGGAAGTGCTGAGTGTTAAGCTGCCTTCAATACTTGAATATCTCAAAGATGGAAATTCTTGTTAATTTCCATTTCTTTTTAGATTTATTGTGAGTCAACGCATAATTTTGATTTTAGATAAGATTATAGGGTCCTCTGAGATTATATCCTAATTACAGCAATATAATTCCTTTTTTACCTAAATACAGAGTTTATCTTACTGGCCCATGAAAAGTACATCCTATTTAGTTTTTAAATTCAAATTAAAGCCGAATAAAATCGTAATATTTATTGAGGAGGACGTATTATCCTCCTCTGGCGATTAATTATGCAACCCCCGCTTATACCACTAAACGAAGATTACAAATGGAAATTGTTATCTGAAATACTAAATGTTTTCGATTCAAGAGCAACCAGACAGATTCTTTCAAGGAGGGGCATTCTGCCCCTCCAAAAATCAATACCTGCCATAAAAATAGTTCTTCTGAGCATGTTCTTTTCAAGTGATATCTCCTATGTTGTAAGAGAGATCGAAGAAAGGGAAAGCTTGAGGGGATTTCTAAAAACAAATACAGTATTAACAGAAAACCAAATTTATTCAACTCTGAGCAAGTATGACCCTGAAGAATTCATTGGTTTTATCATTGACACTCTGAATAATGCATGCCCTAAGAGAAAAAGAGGCTCAAGAGGCATAATTATAGACAGTACTGATATAAACCTCCAACTTAACTGGAATGCAAAAAAAATAAGCAAGAAAAGTCTTGAAGAAAAAGAATACAAATGGGGCCATTCAACTCACAGAGGATTCTTCATAGGAATGAAACTGACTCTTGCTCTGGATCATTCCACACTCAAACCATTAGCATTTCTTATCAATGAAGCGAATGTAGCGGAACCTAAGATCTATCCTATGATTCTTTCAGAACTGAAGAGAAAAAGGATAACAAAAGCAGGAGACATTATATTTGCGGACAGAGGCTATTATTCCTATGAAAACTATGCGATCTCCATAAAAGAGTTCAAGGTTGTTCCACTGATATTTCCTCGCAAGAATTGTAATTTCAGGAAGCTCTTCAATATGATGGCATATCCTTTGAACATATTCGATTCAAAAAGGGATACTAATGCTGAAATTAGTGTTTATAAGAGAATCATTGCAAAGTTCAAGGAACTGATAAGTGACTGGAAAAACTTCAGAAAAGTAAGATCTATCATCGAAGATGTGTTCAAATTGGCGAAGAAAGCTTACTCTATGGAGAATTTGCATCGATATACGAAGAGATCTGTTCAAAAATACTGCTCTTTAGCTGTACTTTTAGTGGGGATGACTGTAAACATCGGCATTAGGAAAAAGAAGGACTTACAAGTCTTGGCTGAATGAAGAAGCTGTAAGGGCCCTAATAAGATTACTAATCCTAAAAATAATTGATACATTACTCCATTTTTAGTTGCTTGGAGTGATCAATGTGGTACAAATACTTTTTGGTGCATTAAATCAAACTAGTTTCACTTGAATGTGATATTATCGTTGCCTATTTAGATAAGGATGTTTTGATTCTTGTTTGTTGTCAGATATATGACAAATATTACTGATATAAATATTATACATTAACCTTAAATTGATGAAACAAGATATATAGCTTCAGTTCAAAAACACACAATTTTTTTGATGAGTTTTATAAACTGAGGGTTAATTATGGATAAAGGAGCACATTTTTACAGATGCGATTTTCAAGTACATACTCCAAGAGACATAAATTGGACTGGTAAAAAATTTGGCGTTAATCAGGATAAACTTGGAGAATTAGATGATGAAACGAAAAAGCAACTATCAAATGACAGAATTCAATTTGCAAAAGAGTACTTGGTTAAAGTCAGAAATGCGGGGCTTAATGCAATTGCTATAACAGACCATCACGATGTAGCTTCTGTGAAGATTATCAGAAAGGTTGCAGAAGAGGAAAACAAACAGTTTACTGATACAGACCAATTGGATAAAGTTGTTACCGTTTATCCCGGTATTGAATTAACTCTTTCAAATCCTGCAAGCCAATGTATACTAATATTTGATGCTGATATCCCAGACTCTCATCTTGACGCCATTATTAATTTTGGCATTGTTAATTAAATATAGATATCTCGTTATTCCTGTATTTCATTAAAAGAATGATCGAATACTTTAGCATTTCAATGCTTTTGGTATAGCACTTTGACTTCCTTCTTAACCTTGCCAGAAAATGCCTGAATATACTGTTGTACCCTTCAACAGTATAAGTTTCTGCTTTTGATTGAGTATGAATCTCCTTCGGAAGGAACTCTGCATATGCTCTCCAGTGATCAGTCATCACTTCTCCAATCTCTTTTTCCTTTAACTTATCCCAGAGTTTTTCGCCTGTTTCTGTTCCCCTACTACCAAAAGAGCAGTCGATGAATTTTTTCCCATCTCTATCAACAGCAATCCAGCAGTAGTTTTTTTATTCCCGATGTATGTGTGCATCTCATCTAATTCTACGACAGAGATCTCTTTTTGACTTTTTAATTCCTCTAATTCACTGCCAAATTGCTTGATCCAGTTTTGCACGGTAACATGGCTAACATTTAGAAAACGTCCAATTGAACGAAATCCTAGTCCTTCAAGGTATAATTGTAAAGCTTGTTTTTTCACAGACTCAGGGTATGCTGTTGATTTCTTTTCGACAGTATAATTATATCCACACCCGGAGCACCTGTAACGCTGACGTCCACCAACTATGCCATTCTTTGTGGAATCGGAACTTTTACATCTTGGGCAATTCATAAACAAATATATTCATCCATACTATATAGCTATGCTTTATGACCAATGCCTTAATTTTTTAGGAATTAATCCTAGTGATGAATTTGAAAAGTCTACAGCCGAAACTGAAAGAATCTCACAAAATGTTGTTCATGACCTAGTACATCTCCATAAAAAATTAGATGATTTTCAATATAGTCGTGGTCGCTATATTGTTTTACCTCATGTCGGGAGAAATGGACAAGATTCCATTTTACGACGAGGATTCCACGAGCATTACATAAAAATGCCTTGTGTTGGTGGCTATGTTGACAAAGACATTTCAGATGAATCTGGCTATCAAAATAAGATAAATGGTGGAGATGTTAACTATGGAAACAAATCTATTGCTGTTATTTCAACATCTGATAATCGTTTTGAAGATGGTCGGGAATTAGGACAATATGGATCATGGATAAAATGGGCAAAACCAACTGCTGAAGCTATAAGACAAGCTTGCTTAGCTAAAGAATCCAGAATATCACAGACAAATCCTGAGTTACCTCAAATTTATATAAAATCAATTGATGTGACAAATTCCAAATTTTTAGGGTCTTTCAATATAAACTTAAATAAACAGTATAATGCACTAATTGGTGGAAGAGGAACAGGTAAATCTACAATTCTAGAATACTTGAGATGGGGGTTATGTGACCAACCAATACTAGATGCTGATTACAATGAGTTATCTGCTATTGAAAATAAAAGGAATTCATTAATCCAAAACACTTTGATTGATGTAAATGGAGAAGTAAGAATTACAGTTGTAAAGAATGGGATTCTTCATGTTGTAAAGCGCAATTCTGGAAGCCGTGAAATTCATTTGAAAATTGGAGAAGACGACTTTCAACAAGTAAAAGAAGAAGATATCCGTAAGTTGCTTCCAATTCAATCATACAGCCAAAAGCAGTTAAGTGATGTTGGTATAAAGACCGAGGAACTGAAACGATTTATTGAGCAACCAATTGTAAGCCAATTAGATGCGTTTAACTTTCAACTAAACGAAACAAACAAAAAACTCAAAAGTTCATACAATCAGTTGATACGAAAAAAAGAAATTGGGCTGGAGATATCCAATTTAAATCTTGAATCCCAATCAGTTAATACACAAATTAACAATATAAGGAAATCTTTAACAGGACTCTCGGATGCTGAACAAATAACTATAGATCAAAAATCAAAGTATGAAACAGAGCAAATCATAATTAAAAAGTCAATGAGTGAATTGGATGTTGTTAAAACTAAGGTGAATGATCTTCTACTACTTCTAGAATTATATCCAGAGCCAGTAGACAAAATTGATGAAACTGAGAACAAACAGTTAATTCAAAATATTGCAGAAGAATTTGACTCAAAATTTGTCGAGATTAAAACAGTGAGTGCAGCATTAAAAAATCTATTTACTCCAGAAAATTTGGAAAAGCTGACTGCACTGCTAGAAGAATGGAAATTAAAGAAAAAATCATTTGAAGATGCTTATGAAATTGCGATGGAAAAATCCCAATCAAGTCAACAACATCTTCAAGAAGTTAAGAATATTGAATCTCGAATTGGAGAAATCAATGATGTAATTTCAAATCGACAATTGCTTCTGAAAGAAATTGGTGACCCTGGAACAGACTTTAGTAATCACAAACAAAAATGGAAAGAAATTCATGCTGAAAAGGCTTTACTACTAAATGAACAGGCTACTAAATTTACGGATTTATCAAGAGATTCAATAAAAGCCGAAGTGACAAATAGCATTAATCTCCAGCCATTCAAAAAACAACTAAAAAATATATTAGAAGGAAGTAGATTTAGAGAAGAAAGAATCGATGCAATAATAGAACATATCAAGGACTCAAGCGAACCAATTAAAGAATATCTTTCAATTTTGGAAGAATTAAGATTGTTAGCCGAAGTAAAAGTTTCAGATGAGAATACATTAACAATTCCTGAAACTCCAATTCTAACATCTTGCGGATATAACGAAGGACACAAAACAAAGCTGTGTAATCAAATTTCAACTGATTCTTGGCTAAGTTTATTTGCAAATGAATTACATTTTAATCCTAAATTTTATTATATAACAAACAATGAACTCGGAGATATAATTCCTTTTGCAGAAGCTTCTGCTGGACAACAAGCAACATCACTTCTTACAGTTCTCCTAAATCAAACAGGAATTCCGCTTCTTATAGATCAACCGGAAGACGATATTGACAATCGAGCAATTGGCAAAATCATAGAAAACATTTGGGATGCGAAGA is a genomic window containing:
- a CDS encoding DUF6144 family protein; protein product: MNAWVKNLIGILDEDLDEAARIKIMEACGEDCPFTHLNDEKLLEIKNSSENESDFLQNLSQKWRVKFENGNVYVVFDKCYCPLVNENTEGVSKTLCYCTMGNLKKKFRIGLGRDVDVLMEKTVLAGDDECRFKVMV
- a CDS encoding potassium channel family protein, whose product is MFPFFLTFIIYLRSLYKMLKQPEFRSFFVLVVLTLSFGTVVYHSVEGWRWIDSLYFSVITLTTIGYGDLAPATDAGKIFTILYVFTGIGILLGFITAAGEYFKKQHEEGISRGVPNFLWDSGDTLEEMEKDILENIKDDGEG
- a CDS encoding DUF1016 N-terminal domain-containing protein; translated protein: MERKVTTQKDNLETQLTPEYKSWIIELKQKFRQAQVKAAVKVNSTLLKFYWELGADIVEKQKDAVWGSAFLKHLSADLMEEFPDVKGFSKRNLERIRSWYLFYSDADEIATQAVSQMEQRSVFQSETFPFSQLFEIPWSHNLIIVSKCSSIEQALFYVHKTVENGWSRAVLTHQIEGQQSFDCFWNLSWLTVTDKQIN
- a CDS encoding NAD-dependent epimerase/dehydratase family protein, translated to MKKCLITGGAGLIGSHLAVYLLSKGYEITIIDDLSTGNIQNIPSSIKFIREPLENVNEDVFSDIDVVYHLASISGEAISLYAPTPCFQRNINASYNLILNSMKSDVKRIVFTSSMAVYGNKNSPPFDETDNCDPTDPYGLSKYTIEKLLQVYADSNNIEWTILRLHNVYGPNMNLHDPYRGVIGIFINRLLRGKAPVLYGNGNHLRAFTYIDDIIPYIAKAGFDENCNKEIINLGSGSKTRLLDLAKILCEMTDCTEEIMHFPSRLGEAEYAYTTTKKSEEILGFQDQTDLSKGLLYTLNWAKTQDIEQFKYDLMKLDFDLNCEIPLPWKNRLL
- a CDS encoding transposase — encoded protein: MQPPLIPLNEDYKWKLLSEILNVFDSRATRQILSRRGILPLQKSIPAIKIVLLSMFFSSDISYVVREIEERESLRGFLKTNTVLTENQIYSTLSKYDPEEFIGFIIDTLNNACPKRKRGSRGIIIDSTDINLQLNWNAKKISKKSLEEKEYKWGHSTHRGFFIGMKLTLALDHSTLKPLAFLINEANVAEPKIYPMILSELKRKRITKAGDIIFADRGYYSYENYAISIKEFKVVPLIFPRKNCNFRKLFNMMAYPLNIFDSKRDTNAEISVYKRIIAKFKELISDWKNFRKVRSIIEDVFKLAKKAYSMENLHRYTKRSVQKYCSLAVLLVGMTVNIGIRKKKDLQVLAE
- a CDS encoding IS1 family transposase (programmed frameshift), whose protein sequence is MNCPRCKSSDSTKNGIVGGRQRYRCSGCGYNYTVEKKSTAYPESVKKQALQLYLEGLGFRSIGRFLNVSHVTVQNWIKQFGSELEELKSQKEISVVELDEMHTYIGNKKTTAGLLLIENGKKFIDCSFGSRGTETGEKLWDKLKEKEIGEVMTDHWRAYAEFLPKEIHTQSKAETYTVEGYNSIFRHFLARLRRKSKCYTKSIEMLKYSIILLMKYRNNEISIFN
- a CDS encoding TrlF family AAA-like ATPase; translated protein: MLYDQCLNFLGINPSDEFEKSTAETERISQNVVHDLVHLHKKLDDFQYSRGRYIVLPHVGRNGQDSILRRGFHEHYIKMPCVGGYVDKDISDESGYQNKINGGDVNYGNKSIAVISTSDNRFEDGRELGQYGSWIKWAKPTAEAIRQACLAKESRISQTNPELPQIYIKSIDVTNSKFLGSFNINLNKQYNALIGGRGTGKSTILEYLRWGLCDQPILDADYNELSAIENKRNSLIQNTLIDVNGEVRITVVKNGILHVVKRNSGSREIHLKIGEDDFQQVKEEDIRKLLPIQSYSQKQLSDVGIKTEELKRFIEQPIVSQLDAFNFQLNETNKKLKSSYNQLIRKKEIGLEISNLNLESQSVNTQINNIRKSLTGLSDAEQITIDQKSKYETEQIIIKKSMSELDVVKTKVNDLLLLLELYPEPVDKIDETENKQLIQNIAEEFDSKFVEIKTVSAALKNLFTPENLEKLTALLEEWKLKKKSFEDAYEIAMEKSQSSQQHLQEVKNIESRIGEINDVISNRQLLLKEIGDPGTDFSNHKQKWKEIHAEKALLLNEQATKFTDLSRDSIKAEVTNSINLQPFKKQLKNILEGSRFREERIDAIIEHIKDSSEPIKEYLSILEELRLLAEVKVSDENTLTIPETPILTSCGYNEGHKTKLCNQISTDSWLSLFANELHFNPKFYYITNNELGDIIPFAEASAGQQATSLLTVLLNQTGIPLLIDQPEDDIDNRAIGKIIENIWDAKKKRQLVFTSHNANLVVNGDAELVVCCDYKDSTNQTRGILREEGAIDQEAVRTQITSVMEGGEKAFRLRKDKYGF